In Bacteroidetes bacterium GWF2_43_63, a genomic segment contains:
- a CDS encoding serine protease, with translation MNTINKKLLFLLLAFLPVFTISSFAQDSVKTKIYVLKIFDEIGPSSWRTTKNGLQEARDLNADIVLVHLNTYGGLVDAADSIRTALLNFPKPVWVYIDNNAASAGALISIACDSIYMRKGANIGAATVVTETSEAAPDKYQSYMRSMMRSTAQAQGRDPMIAEAMVDPDVYIEGVVDSGKVLTFTTEEAIANGFCEGQAESIEEVIKMNGISEYEIVRQEISALDKFIGFLINPAISGLLIMLIIGGIYFEMQSPGIGFALLVSVVAALLYFAPLYVEGLANNWEILLFIIGIGLLAVEVFVIPGFGVAGVSGIVLIVGGLTFALVGNIGLSMPDGDYTPVARSFALVSISILAALVGSFYLSSKIVRIKVGGSTLGLSDELRSSDGYSASESTYKELIGKTGTALTILRPAGKIEIDSDQYDATAQIGFIEKDEKIRVVAYENMQLIVRKA, from the coding sequence ATGAATACTATCAATAAAAAACTGCTTTTTCTTCTGTTGGCATTCCTGCCGGTTTTTACCATCAGTTCCTTTGCGCAGGATAGTGTCAAAACCAAGATTTATGTCCTGAAAATTTTCGATGAAATCGGCCCATCTTCGTGGAGGACGACCAAAAACGGCTTGCAGGAAGCCAGGGATTTAAATGCCGATATAGTTTTGGTTCACCTCAATACCTACGGCGGGCTTGTAGATGCAGCCGACAGCATCCGGACGGCCTTACTGAATTTTCCAAAGCCGGTTTGGGTTTATATCGACAACAACGCCGCTTCGGCGGGAGCGCTGATCTCCATAGCCTGCGACAGCATTTATATGCGTAAAGGAGCCAATATCGGTGCAGCAACTGTTGTTACCGAAACTTCGGAGGCCGCCCCCGACAAGTATCAGAGCTATATGCGTTCGATGATGCGCAGCACCGCCCAGGCCCAGGGCCGCGACCCCATGATTGCCGAAGCGATGGTTGATCCCGATGTTTATATTGAAGGAGTAGTAGATTCAGGCAAAGTGCTGACATTTACCACCGAAGAAGCAATTGCCAACGGCTTTTGCGAAGGTCAGGCCGAAAGCATCGAAGAAGTGATTAAAATGAATGGCATTTCAGAATATGAAATAGTCCGTCAGGAAATTTCTGCGCTGGACAAATTCATTGGATTCCTGATCAATCCGGCCATTAGCGGGTTGCTTATTATGTTGATTATCGGCGGTATATACTTCGAAATGCAGTCGCCTGGTATTGGCTTTGCTTTATTGGTATCCGTTGTTGCTGCATTGCTCTATTTTGCTCCATTATACGTTGAAGGTCTGGCAAATAACTGGGAAATTCTTTTATTCATTATAGGAATCGGATTACTGGCGGTAGAGGTATTTGTTATTCCTGGCTTCGGCGTGGCCGGAGTTTCAGGAATAGTGCTGATTGTTGGAGGACTCACTTTTGCACTGGTTGGAAATATCGGACTTTCAATGCCTGATGGCGACTACACGCCGGTTGCCCGATCTTTTGCATTGGTTTCCATTTCAATTTTGGCTGCACTTGTTGGATCTTTTTATCTAAGCTCAAAAATTGTACGGATTAAAGTGGGTGGCTCAACGTTGGGATTAAGCGACGAATTGCGGTCATCAGATGGGTATTCAGCTTCGGAAAGCACTTATAAAGAGCTTATTGGCAAGACCGGCACGGCTCTTACAATTCTTCGTCCCGCTGGCAAGATTGAAATCGACAGTGATCAATACGATGCAACCGCACAAATAGGTTTTATTGAAAAAGATGAAAAAATAAGGGTTGTAGCCTATGAAAATATGCAGTTGATTGTCAGAAAGGCCTAA